Within Pseudomonas sp. LBUM920, the genomic segment CATCAGCTTGATGCTGATCGGGATGACCACCAGGGCACAGATAAAAGCGCTACCGCCGCTGGTAATGAACGGGATTGCTTGCAAGGCCATGGGGGCGAACAGATAGCCGACCCCGGCGGATAGGAACAGGGAGCCCAGGCGCTGCCAGACCTTGAGGTCGCGCTTGGTGCTGGTGACCAGCCAAGCGCCGAGGATGGCGCCGAACAGCGCTCCATCGTCGATAACTGGCGTGACGCTGGCCAGGCCCAAGCCAATGAGCAGGCCAGATACAACGCTGGAAGTCGGATCAGCCATGGTGTGGGTTTCCTTGGTTGCAGGTGGTCAGTCCCATAGGTTCACCATCTGCCGTTGGGGCGCGCTGGTTTGAGCTTCTGGCATGTTGACGACAAGGCCTTGCGGCAGGACGGGGCCGTAGTCAGCCAGACCGGGGTTGGCCTGCAGCACCGCCTCGGTGACGCCCGCGGTTCGGCCGTAGTACCGCCAACACAAAGCGTCGACGGTTTCGTTTTGATGGGCACGGACAGATGCGGGCATCAGATCAGCTCCACGGTGGTGCGGCTTTTCTCGAGAAAGTCCCTGATTGCCCAGCGCAGATCGCGGCGGTAGTCGTCGATGGTGGGGGCTACCTCTTCGGCCTTTTTATTACCCGCGTTGGTGGCGCTGTAGTCGCGATACCGCTCGCAGACTTCTGCGCCG encodes:
- a CDS encoding putative holin; translated protein: MADPTSSVVSGLLIGLGLASVTPVIDDGALFGAILGAWLVTSTKRDLKVWQRLGSLFLSAGVGYLFAPMALQAIPFITSGGSAFICALVVIPISIKLMVWVEKADIWDIWRRIRGGT
- a CDS encoding tail protein X, whose protein sequence is MPASVRAHQNETVDALCWRYYGRTAGVTEAVLQANPGLADYGPVLPQGLVVNMPEAQTSAPQRQMVNLWD